A stretch of DNA from Promicromonospora sukumoe:
GCCTGGACGGCGTCGGCGCCCGTGGAGACGAAGGGCTCCGTACCGGCCCGGCCGCCCGCCTCGTCGGCGTCGTCGAAGCCCACGTCCTGCCAGGCGCCCCAGGCGCCGTCCTCACGGACCCGGAGCGCCACCTCGCGGACCTGCTCGGCGGTGCCGGCGTCCCACGTCGCGCCGGCGACGAGGAACGTGAGCGTCTCGGTCCGGGGGCTCAGGGCCGCGAGCCGGCCGGGCGCGGTGTGGTCGTCCCCCGTGTCGGCGTCGCCGGCCTCTTCCGCACCGTCGGTGCTGGTCGTGCCTCCGGGCCGGGCCTGGTCGGCTTCGTCGGCCTGGTCGGCCTCGGCGTGGCCCGCCGTCTCGGCGTGGCCCGCCGTCTCGGCCAGCGCCGAGGGGTCGCGCCGCGCCGCCGGATCGATCCCCGTCAGCTTCACCTGGTCGAGCTCCGGTGGCACAGCGACCGCCTGAGGGGTGGGCAGCGAGGTGACCGTGGCGATCACCCCCGCCGTCGTCAGAACGAGCACCAGGGCGGGCGTTGTGACGTAGCGCACAGTCGATCGCATCAGTCGACAGTAACCACGGGTCTCCGGGCCCGCGCGGAGGGGGTCTCACGGTGCGAGTCACCTTCCGGTGGGCGAAAATCCGCGGCGACGCCGTCGGCCCCGGATGCCGCCTCCCGCCCCGTGCTGCACAGTGAAAGTGGTGACGGCGCCGGTGGAGGTGATGACCATGCGTACCGAACGAGCGGTCGCACGACGTGTCTCGACCCGACGAGACCCGGCCCGACGGGGCGTCCTGACGCCGCTCGGCACCGCGGTCGGCGCGGCGGTCGGGGCGCTGGTCCTGATCGGCTCGATGCTGGTGCACGCCGCCCCGGCGGCGGCCGCGGTGCCCGACTCCTTCGTCGTCAAGGGCTCCGGCTTCGGCCACGGCGTGGGGATGTCGCAGTACGGCGCCTACCAGATGGCGCGCCAGGGCAAGTCGGCCGCGCAGATCCTGGGGCACTACTACACCGGCACACGCGCCGGGAACATCTCGACCCCGGCCCGGGTCCAGGTCCAGGTGCACGGCCCGGACCCGTACGGGTACTCCGGCTACGGCGACAGCCGGGGCAGCACCAGGATCACGGTCAAGGGCGGCTGGTGGAGCCTGCTGTCCGGCGGCCGGCAGATCGAGTCCGGCCCGCCCGGGACCCTGCGGGTTTCCACCTCGGGTTCGCGGGTCGTGGTCAGGGCCGACGGCCGGACGATGCGCGGCCGGTCCCTGGCGCTGGAGTGGTCGGGCACCGAGTACTACAAGCCCCGGGCCGCGTCCGCGACCGTCTCGGTCCGCGGCGCCCAGGGCACCTACCGGCACGGCCGGATGCTGCTCGCGGCGGTCTCGGGGGTGCCGAACGTCGTCAACCAGCTCCGCCTGAACACCGACTACCTGTACGGCGTCGCCGAGATGCCGGCCTCCTGGGGTGCGGGCGGCGGCGCCCAGGCCCTGCGCGCACAGGCCGTCGTGGCCCGCTCGTACGCCGTGCTCAAGGCCCGCGACTGGAAGTCACGCTGCCGCTGCCACCTCGTGGACGACATCCGTGACCAGCAGTTCACCGGGTGGAAGCGCGAGGCCGAGCCCACGTACGGCTCGTACTGGCGGGCCGCCGTCCACGCCACGCGGACCTCGGCCCGCTCGGCCCGGGTGCTGACCTACCAGGGATCGCCCGTCGAGGCCCACTACTTCTCCTCCAGCGGCGGGCGGACGGCACGCTCCGAGGACGTGTGGTCGACCGTGCTGCCGTACGAGCGCTCCGTGTCCGACCCCTACAGCTCCCGGGCGCCCGGCAACTCGATGACCTCGTGGACGCGGGTGATCACCCAGTCGCAGGCCCGGAAGCTCTTCGACCTGGGCAACGTCCGGTCGATCCGCGTGGTCGCGCGCTGGTCCAGCGGGCAGGCCCGCACGCTCGAGGCGACGTCGGCGGGCGGCGCCACGAGCCGGGTCACCGGCAAGGCCGACCGCATCCGCAGCGTGGTCGGGGCACGCACGACCGCCGGGAACGTCCCCGCGGCGTGGATCGGGAAGGTCGTCGCGCGCTGAGACCCGGGTGTCGCGCGACGGTTCCCGGGCGGGGCCGCTTCTTCGTCGTGCCGTGCGCCCGGTACCCTGCGAGCACAGACCGGAGCACTCGTCCCGGCCCCATCTGACCGAACGGAGATCGCCCGTGCCGCGGTTGTCCATTTTCCATGTTGCGACGGCAGTCACGGTCCTCGCCGGTGGCACTGCCGCCGCCCTGGCGCTGACCGGGGACACGACGACGTCCCTCGCCGTCACCGGCGTGACCCTCGCGCTCGTCGCCGTGGTCCACCTGCTCGCCGACCGTCGAGCGACCAAGGCCGGCCGCGTCGTGCTGGGTGAGATCCGCAGCAGCTTCGGGTCGATCAACGACGACCTGGCCGAGCTCCGCAAGAAGTCCGGCGCCTTCAGCGACGAGCTGGCGCTGCTCAACACCCGGTCCGCCGCCCTGAGCGACAGCCTCTCGGAGACGTCGGAGCGGTCGTGGCGTCAGGTGGACAGCGCCGAGCGGCGGCTCCTCGCCTCCGTCGACGCCGCCCGCCTCGAGGCCGCGAGCACGCGTGCCGAGGCGACCCGGACCAACTGAGCCGGACGAGCAGAGCAGCAGCACAGAGCCCGAGGGCCCCGGAGCAGAACGCTCCGGGGCCCTCGGGCTCTGTGGTCGCCAGGTAGTGGCCGCCAGGTACCGTCAGCCGGCGCCGACCGGCTGGCGCAGACCCGCGTACCAGGCCTCGAGGCCGGCGGCCTCCACCGCCCGACGACGGTGCAGGTCCTCGGTCACCGCCGGCACCGGGCCCTCGACGAGAGTCCGCGCGAGCTGCTCGGGGCTCTCGTACGGAGCGGCCGGAAGCCCCTCGAACCATGCGGAGGAGGGCACGTGGACGCGCGCGCCGGACGCGAGCCCCTCGGCGACGACCCTGCTCAGCAGGGTCCGGGACCCGGGAGCGACCACGACCAGGTCGCGGGCCGCGGCCAGGACCACGCCGTCGGCCACCTCGTGCGGGAAGAAGAGCATCGGCCGGTGGGTGACGTCGACCTCGCCCCGGCCGAGCGCCGCCTGGAGCTCGCCGTCGATCACGCGGCGGGCGTGGCCGTTGGTCCGCATCCGGACGTCCAGGCCCGCGCCGGCGAGCGCGCGGACCATCGCGGACGCCTCACGCAGCGGCTCCTCGGCCAGCGTCCCGAGGGCGACCGTGACGACGCCGGGGTGCGAGGCGATCGTGGCTCGCGGTCCGGGCACGAACGCCGTGGGCAGGGACACGCCGGTGATGTTCCGGTCGACCGCGACGACGTGCTCGGCGTCGACGCCGCGCGGGCTCCAGACGGTCGCTCCCCCGAACGCGCTCTTCGCCGTCCGCTCGATGAAGTCGGCGTCGTAGGTGGCGAAGGGGGCCCGCGCGACCTGCTCGGGCCGGTCGACGACGACCACGACCTCCGGCGCGCGCAGCCCTGACCGGAGCCTCGGCAGGTAGGACAGCGCCGTCGGGTCGATGCACACGATGCGCTCCGCCTGGACGTCGTCGTCGTAGGCGAGGCCCTCGACGACGCCCGCGGCGATCATCCGCCGCACCGGCTCGATGAAGTGCAGCTTGCGGCGCGGCTCGAGCGAGAAGCCCTCGAGGTGGACGAGCGCGATCCGTCGTGCCGGGTCGGCCGCGGCGAGCATCTCGACCCACTGCGCGGCGTCGCGCTCGCGGGGCTCGTCGGACCGCCAGTCGCCGAGCACCACCAGGTCGTAGACGGGGTGCGGCCGCTGCGTGATCTCGAACCGCCGCGGCGTGGGGAACGCGCGCTGCTCGCGCCCGAGGTACGGCGAGGCGCCGCGGCGCAGCTCGTCGTGCCAGGTGAGCATCGCGGAGCGGTAGAGCATGCGCGCCGGGTGGCGCCAGCCGCTGCGGAACTCGTCCCGCGACAGGGAGCCGGCGCTCATGCGCATGAACTGGAGCGTCGGCTGGAGGTCGATGGTCCGGCCGGGCAGGGCGGCGTCCAGGCGGAAGTGGAACTCCGTGTCCGCGGCCTTGCGCACGGGGTCGAACGAGCCGAAGTGCGGCCACACCTGCTCGCGGCGGAACATCAGGGTCGGCGCGACCGCCTGGCGGATCGTGTTCTGCCGGCGGGCGAGCACCAGGTCGTCCGAGAGCTTGACCGCGTTGGTGCGCACGCCGCTGACGAGGCTGTTCGCCGCGAGGGCCGCGACCGACAGCTCGATCCGTTGCGGGTGGGCCCAGTCGTCGGCGTCCTGGAACGTCACGTAGACGCCCCTGGCCTCGTCGATCGCCCGGTTGCGCGCCGCGTAGGTGCCGGCGTTCTCGGCCTGGGACAGCACCCGGACGCGCGGGTCGAGCGCCTCCACCTCGCGGTAGACCGGTGCGAACTCAGGACCCGACTCGTCGTCGATGACGAGGATCTCGAGGTCGCGCCACGTCTGTGCCAGGACGGACCGCACCGAGGTCAGCAGCTCCGCACCGGGGCGGAACGAGCTGATGATCACGGTGACGAGGTCGCCGCCCGTCGTACCGGCCGGCACGTCGCTCGCCAGCCGGTCGAACGGGCTCGCCTCACCCTCGGGGGGCGTCAGCCGGATCGGGGCGGCACCACCGAGGATCACCTCGTTGAAGGTGTCGGTCCAGGTCTGCTCGTCCGAGGTCGGGTCGACCGCCGGGTTGGCGAGGTCGATCCGCAGCATGTCGGCCTGCTGCGGGAGCAGCGAGAGCTTGGGCAGCACCCGCTTGAGGTCGTCGACGCGGCGGCGCTCGACAAGGAGGTGCCCCAGCAGGAAGGCCTGCTGCGGGCCGACGCTGCGAGATCCGCGGGCAGCGGCCTTGAGCAGCACCTCGAGCGCTTCGTCGAGCTCGTCGTCGTCCCCCGGCGCGACGCCGATGGCGTGGGCGCGCGCCATCGACCACCGGGACTGCTGGAGCCCCTCGGTCGCGTCACGCATGAGCGCCATCAGGTCCCGGTGGGACTGGGAATCGGTGCGTCGCGCGATATCCGAGACGATGAAGGCATTCACCCGCATGCGCTGGAGCTCGGCGGCGATCACGGGAAGGTCGGACCGATCGTTCGTCATGTTCCTGCTCGGCTCTGGCGGCGCTCGTCCGCGCCGCATCGGCCTGATTGTGGCAGAGCGACGGCCCTGCGACGAACACCTCCCGGGTGAAACCGGGCGGCGCGACGTGCGCGGGTGGCCGACCGCTCGCTGATAAAGTTTGCGGCCGGGCAGCGTGCCCAACGTTTCCCTGGAGCGACGTGACGACACTTGCAACTTCACCCGCAACACCGCGCGAGGAGCACAAGCCGGCCCGCCAGAGCGGGTTCCGCCCGGACATCGAGGGGCTTCGTGCGGTCGCCATCGGCGCGGTACTGATCTACCACGCGGGCCTTCCTTTCCTCCCCGGTGGCTTCATCGGCGTCGACATCTTCTTCGTGATCTCCGGCTTCCTCATCACGGGCCTGCTGGTCCGTGAGGTCGAGCGGACCGGCCGGGTGTCCCTGACCCAGTTCTACGCCCGCCGCGCGAAGCGCCTGCTGCCCGCGACGGCGCTGGTCCTGACGGCCACGGCGGCCATCGTCTGGTTCACGAGCTCCGTCACGGAGTGGCGCACCTTCGGCGGCGACATCGTGGCCGCCGCGGCGTACGTCGTGAACTGGCGCCTCGCCGACCGTTCGGTCGACTACCTGGCCGAGGGCACGACGGCGTCCCCGGTGCAGCACTTCTGGTCGCTCGCGGTCGAGGAGCAGTTCTACATCGTCTGGCCGCTCCTGCTCGTCCTCGTCACGCTCCTGGTACGCCGCACCGGCTTCAAGGTGCGTCCGCTCATGGGGATCGGGCTCGCCGTCATCGTCGTCCCGTCCTTCGTCTGGTCGGTGCTGCTGACCAACTCCAACCAGGCCACGGCCTTCTTCGTGACCACCACCCGCCTCTGGGAGCTGGGCATCGGCGCGCTCGTCGCCGTGGGTGCCGGCCTGTGGCCGCGGCTGCCCGCCGTGGCGACCCGGATCCTCGGCTGGGCGGGTCTCGCCACGCTGGTGGGCGCGGCGCTGCTGCTCGACGGCTCCTACGCGTGGCCGGGCTCCTGGGCCCTGGTCCCCACCCTGGCGACGGCGGCGATCATCATCGCCGGCGCCGGCAGCAGCCCCTCCACCGTGCAGCGACTGCTCTCCGCGAAGCCGGCGGTATGGATCGGCGGGCTGTCCTACTCGCTCTACCTGTGGCACTGGCCGCTGCTCATCGGCTACGAGAACCTCTACGGCACGCCGAGCCCTCTCGAGGGCACGCTGCTGATGGCGGCGTCGTTCATCCCCGCGTGGCTCTCGCTCAAGCTCGTCGAGAACCCCGTCCGCTTCTCGGGGACCCTCGCCCGGTCCAACCGCACGACGCTCTCGGTGGGTGCCAACCTCACCGCCGTCGGCATCCTGGCCGGCCTGGTCGTCATGCTGGCGGTGCCGCAGGGGCCGCCGGCCGGAGCCGGGGACGCCGAGGGCGCACGGAGCCTGACCGTCACGGACGGCCGGGCGAGCGGGATCGAGAACCCCGACTCCGTCGACTCGATGGTCCCGGGGCCGGTCGACGCCGTCGACGACGTGCCCGCCGCCTACGGCAAGGACTGCCAGGCGGACCAGGAGGCCACGACCCCGAAGTTCTGCGAGTTCGGTGACCCGGACGGCGAGCGGACGATGGTCCTGGCGGGCGACTCGAAGGCGCTGCAGTGGTCGGGCGCGTTCGACGAGCTCGCGCGGCAGGAGGGATGGCGGCTGGTCACCGCGACCAAGTCGTCCTGCGGCCTGTACGACGTGCTGCGCAACGAGGGCGGCCAGGACTACACGGAGTGCCTGGAGCACAACCGCGCCCTCACGGACGCCCTGATCGAGATGAAGCCCGACGTCGTGGTGGTCTCGCAGCGTCACGACACCGCGATCGACCCCACCACCGGGGAGACCACCGAGGCGGCGATGACCGACGGGCTCGTGCGGGTCTGGGACCGGCTGGGGCAGGCGGGCATCCACGTCGTGGCGCTGCTGGACAACCCGTCGCCCGCGAACGTCGAGGTCGGTGACGGCGAGGTCTACAAGTGCGTGGCCGAGCGGCTCGACCAGCTCTCCGACTGCGCCTTCGGCCGGGCGGACGGCATCGCCGCGAGCGGCACGCCCGCGCTCGTGGCCGCGGCAGAGAAGGTGCCGGCGGTCGACGTCCTCGACCTGACCGACCTCTTCTGCGACGAGCAGGTCTGCCCGCCGGTGATCGGCGGGGTGCTCGTGTACCGCCAGGGTTCGCACATCACGAACACGTACGCGCTCTCGGCGGTGCCGGTGCTGACCGACCGGCTGGTCCCGCTGCTGTCGCGCTAGCGCGCCGTCGGCCGCACGCCGCGCGCCGCCGGCCGCACGTCGTCGGCCGGAGCGCCGACCAGAAGACCGGCCCGGACCCGAGCACCTCGGGTCCGGGCCGGTCTCGTTCGTCCTGGGTCGTTCAGAGCTCCCGCGCGTCCGACTCCAGCAGCACGGGGATGCCGTCGCGCACCGGATAGGCGAGCGGCCGGTCCGGGTCGGTGGAGTGCAGCTCCGGCTCGCCGCCGGGCCCCGTCCCGTCCACCAGGACCGCTCCCGTCACGGGGCAGCGCAGGATCTCGCGCACCCACGGTTCCAGCTCGGCGCTCATTCCGTCTCTCCTGTCTCGGGCAGCCCGGACGCGCCCGGCTCCTCGGTCGCGGCACGCACGAGCGACAGCACGTCGTCGCGCACCTTCTCCATGATGTCGTGGTCGGCGGCCTCGACGTTGAGCCGCAGCAGGGGCTCCGTGTTGGACGCCCGGAGGTTGAACCACCACTGCGGGTGGCCGTCCCAGTAGGACACCGTGACGCCGTCGAGGGTGTCGACCTCGATCCCGGGGTACGCGACGCGGTAGGCGTCCAGCACCCGGGCCGTGGCCTCGGCCGCGTCCGGCACCCGCGAGTTGATCTCGCCGGACGCCACGTAGGGCTCGTACATCTCCGCGACCTCGGACAGCGGGTGCGGCTGGGTGCCGAGGGCCGCGAGCACGTGCAGGGCGGCGAGCATCCCGGTGTCGGCGAAGAAGAAGTCGCGGAAGTAGTAGTGGGCGCTGTGCTCGCCGCCGAACACGGCCTCGTGCTGCGCCATCTCGGCCTTGATGAACGAGTGCCCCACGCGCGTGCGCACCGTCCGCGCCCCGGCGGCCGACAGGAGGTCGGGCACGGCACGCGACGTGATGAGGTTGTGGATCACCGTGGGCACGCGCCCGGCGGCCTTCTCCTTCTCGACCTCGCGCAGCCCGACGAGCGCGGTGATCGCCGACGGTGACACCGGCACGCCCTTCTCGTCGACCACGAAGCAGCGGTCGGCGTCGCCGTCGAACGCGAGCCCGATGTCGGCGCCGTTCGCGACGACCGCCGCCTGCAGGTCGATCAGGTTGGCCGGCTCCAGCGGGTTGGCCTCGTGGTTCGGGAACGTGCCGTCCAGCTCGAAGTACATGGGCACCAGGTCGAGCGGCAGCTCGGTCAGGCCCGTGGCGGTGCCGAGGACGGCGGGCGCCGTCAGGCCCGCCATGCCGTTGCCGGCGTCCACCACGACCTTGAGCGGCCGGATGCCCGACAGGTCCACCAGGCCCCGCAGGAACTCGGCGTACTCGCCCAGCGACTCCCGGTCGGTCACCTCCCCCGCGCCGCCGGCCGGCGTGCCCGCGGCGTCGTCGCCGTCCAGGATCGCCTGGGCCGCCTCGCGGATCGCGACCAGGCCCGTGGCCTCGCCGACCGGGCGGGCGCCCGTCCGGCACAGCTTGATCCCGTTGTAGGCGGCCGGGTTGTGGCTGGCGGTGAACATGGCGCCCGGCAGGCCGAGCGACCCGGAGGCGTGGTACAGCCCGTCGGTCGAGCAGAGGCCGATCCGGACGACGTCCACGCCCTCCGCCGTCAGGCCGGCGGCGAAGGCGTCCACCAGCTCGGGCCCGGAGTCGCGCATGTCGCGCCCGACGACGGCGGCCGGGCGGGTGTCACCCGTCGCCTCCGGCAGCACCACCACCCGGGCGAACGCCGCCCCGACGGCCCGCGCCACCTGGGGCGAGAGCTCCTCGGGTACCAGTCCCCGTACGTCGTACGCCTTGATGATCCTGCTGAGGTCGAGTGCCACGTCGTCAGCGTACGCGAGCCCGGCTCAGGTGCCGGCGACCGTTCCGGCGCGCTGGGCGAGCACGTCCTCCAGCAGCACCGCGGCGCGCGCGGCGAAGCTGTGCTCCGTCCGGACGTGCTCGGAGAGGGTGCGCAGCGCCGCCTCGTCGTACCAGGCGTCGCTGCCCTCCGCGAGCAGCGCGTGCAGCTCCTCGGGCGTGGTGAAGGTCGCGAGGCCCCGCTCCGGGAGCACCGGGCGGAACAGCTCCGCGAGGCCGTGGACGTCGTCGGTCAGCAGGCGGCCCCCGGACGCGAGGATGTCGAAGACGCGGTTCGCGACGAACCCGAGGTCGCGCATGTCGGGCCAGTGGTCGTTCAGCGCCCAGGCCGCCGAACGGTAGTAGCGGCGCACGATCTCGTTGGGGACGTACGTGCCGGCGATCACCTCGGGCGGCAGGAACTTCTCCCAGTGCGCGCCGTAGACGGCGACCGGCGTGCCCGACCGCACCGACTGCACGGCCACGGGCCGGGCCTGGTTCCGGGAGTTGCCCACCAGCACGGCCTTGCCGACCACCTCGTCGACGGTCTCGTCGTCGACGTAGAACCGGCTCGGGTCGGTGCACTGGAGCAGCGGCCGCACCGGCAGGCCCCACCGGGCCGAGACGTCGCGCGGCCAGGTGAGGCTGGCGGCGTACCGCAGGTCGTAGGTGGCGAGCTCGCGGGCCGTGACGTCCTCCGGGTGGCTGATCACCCACA
This window harbors:
- a CDS encoding Trm112 family protein, yielding MSAELEPWVREILRCPVTGAVLVDGTGPGGEPELHSTDPDRPLAYPVRDGIPVLLESDAREL
- a CDS encoding phosphomannomutase/phosphoglucomutase — encoded protein: MALDLSRIIKAYDVRGLVPEELSPQVARAVGAAFARVVVLPEATGDTRPAAVVGRDMRDSGPELVDAFAAGLTAEGVDVVRIGLCSTDGLYHASGSLGLPGAMFTASHNPAAYNGIKLCRTGARPVGEATGLVAIREAAQAILDGDDAAGTPAGGAGEVTDRESLGEYAEFLRGLVDLSGIRPLKVVVDAGNGMAGLTAPAVLGTATGLTELPLDLVPMYFELDGTFPNHEANPLEPANLIDLQAAVVANGADIGLAFDGDADRCFVVDEKGVPVSPSAITALVGLREVEKEKAAGRVPTVIHNLITSRAVPDLLSAAGARTVRTRVGHSFIKAEMAQHEAVFGGEHSAHYYFRDFFFADTGMLAALHVLAALGTQPHPLSEVAEMYEPYVASGEINSRVPDAAEATARVLDAYRVAYPGIEVDTLDGVTVSYWDGHPQWWFNLRASNTEPLLRLNVEAADHDIMEKVRDDVLSLVRAATEEPGASGLPETGETE
- a CDS encoding glycosyltransferase family A protein; translation: MTNDRSDLPVIAAELQRMRVNAFIVSDIARRTDSQSHRDLMALMRDATEGLQQSRWSMARAHAIGVAPGDDDELDEALEVLLKAAARGSRSVGPQQAFLLGHLLVERRRVDDLKRVLPKLSLLPQQADMLRIDLANPAVDPTSDEQTWTDTFNEVILGGAAPIRLTPPEGEASPFDRLASDVPAGTTGGDLVTVIISSFRPGAELLTSVRSVLAQTWRDLEILVIDDESGPEFAPVYREVEALDPRVRVLSQAENAGTYAARNRAIDEARGVYVTFQDADDWAHPQRIELSVAALAANSLVSGVRTNAVKLSDDLVLARRQNTIRQAVAPTLMFRREQVWPHFGSFDPVRKAADTEFHFRLDAALPGRTIDLQPTLQFMRMSAGSLSRDEFRSGWRHPARMLYRSAMLTWHDELRRGASPYLGREQRAFPTPRRFEITQRPHPVYDLVVLGDWRSDEPRERDAAQWVEMLAAADPARRIALVHLEGFSLEPRRKLHFIEPVRRMIAAGVVEGLAYDDDVQAERIVCIDPTALSYLPRLRSGLRAPEVVVVVDRPEQVARAPFATYDADFIERTAKSAFGGATVWSPRGVDAEHVVAVDRNITGVSLPTAFVPGPRATIASHPGVVTVALGTLAEEPLREASAMVRALAGAGLDVRMRTNGHARRVIDGELQAALGRGEVDVTHRPMLFFPHEVADGVVLAAARDLVVVAPGSRTLLSRVVAEGLASGARVHVPSSAWFEGLPAAPYESPEQLARTLVEGPVPAVTEDLHRRRAVEAAGLEAWYAGLRQPVGAG
- a CDS encoding acyltransferase family protein encodes the protein MTTLATSPATPREEHKPARQSGFRPDIEGLRAVAIGAVLIYHAGLPFLPGGFIGVDIFFVISGFLITGLLVREVERTGRVSLTQFYARRAKRLLPATALVLTATAAIVWFTSSVTEWRTFGGDIVAAAAYVVNWRLADRSVDYLAEGTTASPVQHFWSLAVEEQFYIVWPLLLVLVTLLVRRTGFKVRPLMGIGLAVIVVPSFVWSVLLTNSNQATAFFVTTTRLWELGIGALVAVGAGLWPRLPAVATRILGWAGLATLVGAALLLDGSYAWPGSWALVPTLATAAIIIAGAGSSPSTVQRLLSAKPAVWIGGLSYSLYLWHWPLLIGYENLYGTPSPLEGTLLMAASFIPAWLSLKLVENPVRFSGTLARSNRTTLSVGANLTAVGILAGLVVMLAVPQGPPAGAGDAEGARSLTVTDGRASGIENPDSVDSMVPGPVDAVDDVPAAYGKDCQADQEATTPKFCEFGDPDGERTMVLAGDSKALQWSGAFDELARQEGWRLVTATKSSCGLYDVLRNEGGQDYTECLEHNRALTDALIEMKPDVVVVSQRHDTAIDPTTGETTEAAMTDGLVRVWDRLGQAGIHVVALLDNPSPANVEVGDGEVYKCVAERLDQLSDCAFGRADGIAASGTPALVAAAEKVPAVDVLDLTDLFCDEQVCPPVIGGVLVYRQGSHITNTYALSAVPVLTDRLVPLLSR
- a CDS encoding SpoIID/LytB domain-containing protein, whose protein sequence is MRTERAVARRVSTRRDPARRGVLTPLGTAVGAAVGALVLIGSMLVHAAPAAAAVPDSFVVKGSGFGHGVGMSQYGAYQMARQGKSAAQILGHYYTGTRAGNISTPARVQVQVHGPDPYGYSGYGDSRGSTRITVKGGWWSLLSGGRQIESGPPGTLRVSTSGSRVVVRADGRTMRGRSLALEWSGTEYYKPRAASATVSVRGAQGTYRHGRMLLAAVSGVPNVVNQLRLNTDYLYGVAEMPASWGAGGGAQALRAQAVVARSYAVLKARDWKSRCRCHLVDDIRDQQFTGWKREAEPTYGSYWRAAVHATRTSARSARVLTYQGSPVEAHYFSSSGGRTARSEDVWSTVLPYERSVSDPYSSRAPGNSMTSWTRVITQSQARKLFDLGNVRSIRVVARWSSGQARTLEATSAGGATSRVTGKADRIRSVVGARTTAGNVPAAWIGKVVAR